One Chitinophaga sp. H8 DNA window includes the following coding sequences:
- a CDS encoding Sec-independent protein translocase subunit TatA/TatB: MSELLLIGIVFLLLFGGKKIPELMRGLGKGIREFNDAKNNVQREIEEGIKEKPVTAATTDTTATSTTTSTTEETHKQA; encoded by the coding sequence ATGTCAGAACTACTTTTAATAGGAATAGTTTTCTTGTTATTATTCGGGGGTAAAAAAATTCCTGAGTTAATGCGCGGGCTTGGCAAAGGTATACGTGAGTTTAACGATGCCAAAAATAATGTACAGCGGGAAATAGAAGAGGGTATCAAGGAAAAACCCGTAACTGCTGCTACTACCGATACTACTGCCACCAGCACCACTACCTCCACTACAGAGGAAACGCATAAGCAGGCTTAA
- the rplS gene encoding 50S ribosomal protein L19 yields MNAISFVHEQLTAKKQYPKFKAGDNVTVNYKIVEGNKERIQSFKGDVLKIQGTGATASFTVRKISDGVGVERLFPLQSPNIDSIVLNKVGKVRRAKLYYLRERAGKAARIKEKRV; encoded by the coding sequence ATGAACGCAATTTCCTTTGTTCACGAGCAACTGACAGCAAAGAAACAATATCCGAAGTTTAAAGCAGGCGACAACGTCACTGTAAACTATAAAATTGTAGAAGGTAACAAGGAGAGGATCCAGTCCTTCAAGGGTGATGTACTGAAAATCCAGGGTACCGGAGCAACTGCTTCTTTTACCGTTAGGAAAATTTCTGATGGTGTAGGTGTTGAAAGATTATTCCCTCTGCAGTCTCCCAATATCGATTCTATCGTATTGAACAAAGTGGGTAAAGTAAGAAGAGCGAAACTGTACTACCTGCGTGAACGCGCTGGTAAAGCAGCCCGTATTAAAGAAAAAAGGGTTTAG
- a CDS encoding phosphoglycerate kinase yields the protein MSKFSDFNFKGLKALVRVDFNVPLNDKYEIMDDTRMRAAVPTIQKILKDGGAVILMSHLGRPKDGPTEKYSLKHLVSHLVSLLNGTTVKFAEDCVGAAAEQAAANLQMGEVLLLENLRFHKAEEKGDADFAKQLAKLGDVYVNDAFGTAHRAHASTAVIAQDFSDTNRMFGLLMEAEVSNAEKVLHNSQSPFTAILGGAKVSDKILIIETLMDKANNIIIGGGMAYTFLKAMGKEIGSSLCENDRLDLANELLSKAKAKGVQLLLPVDSIAADKFAADANTQLVSNDNIPAGWMGLDIGAESVVLFSKVIMASKTILWNGPMGVFEMEAFQGGTKAVADAIVKATEQGAFSLVGGGDSVAAVNQFGLADKVSYVSTGGGAMLEYFEGKILPGIAAIKNA from the coding sequence ATGAGCAAGTTCTCAGATTTTAACTTCAAAGGTCTTAAAGCATTGGTGAGGGTAGATTTTAATGTTCCCCTGAATGATAAGTATGAAATCATGGATGATACCCGCATGCGTGCTGCAGTACCCACTATCCAAAAGATCCTGAAAGATGGTGGCGCTGTTATTCTGATGTCCCACCTGGGCCGCCCAAAAGACGGACCTACTGAAAAATATTCCTTAAAACACCTTGTATCCCACCTGGTTTCCCTCCTGAACGGCACTACTGTTAAGTTTGCCGAAGATTGTGTAGGCGCAGCAGCAGAACAGGCAGCGGCCAACCTCCAGATGGGAGAAGTATTGCTGCTGGAGAACCTCCGCTTTCATAAAGCAGAAGAAAAAGGGGATGCTGACTTTGCCAAACAACTGGCTAAACTGGGAGATGTATACGTGAATGATGCTTTTGGTACTGCACACCGTGCCCATGCTTCTACAGCGGTGATTGCGCAGGATTTCTCTGATACCAACCGTATGTTCGGCCTGCTGATGGAAGCAGAAGTAAGCAATGCGGAAAAAGTATTACACAACTCCCAATCTCCGTTTACTGCCATCCTGGGAGGTGCTAAAGTGAGTGATAAGATCCTCATCATTGAAACATTGATGGATAAAGCCAATAATATCATCATTGGCGGTGGTATGGCTTATACTTTCCTGAAAGCGATGGGTAAAGAAATAGGCAGCTCTTTATGTGAAAACGACCGGCTGGACCTGGCAAACGAGTTACTCAGTAAAGCCAAGGCCAAAGGCGTACAGTTGCTGCTGCCGGTAGATTCTATTGCTGCCGACAAATTTGCAGCGGATGCCAATACACAACTCGTATCTAACGATAATATCCCTGCAGGATGGATGGGACTGGATATCGGCGCTGAATCCGTAGTGCTTTTCAGCAAAGTGATCATGGCTTCTAAAACCATCCTGTGGAATGGCCCGATGGGAGTTTTTGAAATGGAAGCTTTCCAGGGAGGTACCAAAGCGGTGGCAGATGCTATCGTGAAGGCGACTGAACAGGGCGCGTTTTCGCTGGTAGGCGGTGGCGACTCTGTAGCTGCTGTCAACCAATTTGGCCTGGCGGATAAAGTAAGTTATGTATCCACCGGTGGTGGTGCTATGCTGGAGTATTTTGAAGGCAAAATATTACCAGGTATTGCTGCCATTAAAAACGCTTAA
- the gap gene encoding type I glyceraldehyde-3-phosphate dehydrogenase produces the protein MGTTLKIGINGFGRIGRLVYRQIYNMPGIDVVAINDLTSPTVLAHLLKYDSAQGRFDAAVKHSDSAINVNGEDVKIYAQRDPAQIPWKEHDIDVVIECTGFFTDKDKAAAHLTAGAKRVVISAPATGDLKTIVFNVNHEILDGSETVISCASCTTNCLAPMAKVLQDTYGIASGLMTTIHAYTNDQNTLDAPHPKGDLRRARAAAANIVPNSTGAAKAIGLVLPELKGKLDGSAQRVPTITGSLTELTSILNKKVTVEEINAAMKAASSESFGYTEDEIVSSDVIGITYGSLYDGTQTRVLTVGDQQLVKTVAWYDNEMSYVSQLVRTVKYFAGLISK, from the coding sequence ATGGGAACTACTCTTAAAATTGGTATTAATGGTTTTGGTCGTATCGGCCGTTTGGTTTACCGCCAGATTTACAACATGCCGGGTATTGACGTGGTAGCGATTAATGACCTTACCAGTCCTACCGTGCTGGCGCATTTGCTGAAGTATGATTCAGCACAGGGTAGATTTGATGCAGCGGTGAAACATTCGGACAGTGCGATCAATGTGAATGGTGAAGATGTGAAGATATATGCCCAGAGGGATCCGGCACAAATTCCGTGGAAAGAGCATGATATTGATGTGGTTATTGAATGTACCGGTTTCTTTACCGATAAAGATAAAGCTGCCGCTCACCTCACTGCTGGTGCAAAAAGAGTCGTAATTTCTGCTCCTGCCACCGGCGACCTGAAAACAATTGTATTCAATGTAAACCATGAAATACTGGATGGCAGCGAAACAGTTATTTCCTGTGCTTCCTGCACCACCAACTGTCTGGCTCCAATGGCTAAGGTATTACAGGATACTTACGGTATTGCCAGTGGTTTAATGACTACTATTCATGCCTACACCAACGACCAGAATACCCTGGATGCCCCACATCCAAAAGGTGACCTGCGTCGTGCCCGTGCAGCTGCTGCCAACATCGTTCCTAACAGCACCGGTGCTGCTAAAGCAATCGGTCTGGTATTACCGGAACTGAAAGGCAAGCTGGATGGTAGCGCACAACGCGTTCCTACTATCACTGGTTCCTTAACTGAACTGACCAGCATCCTGAACAAAAAAGTAACGGTAGAAGAAATTAATGCCGCTATGAAAGCTGCTTCCAGCGAATCTTTTGGTTATACCGAAGATGAAATTGTAAGCTCAGATGTGATCGGTATCACTTATGGCTCCCTGTATGATGGTACACAAACACGTGTATTGACAGTAGGCGACCAGCAACTGGTTAAAACAGTAGCCTGGTACGATAATGAAATGAGCTATGTATCTCAACTGGTTCGCACGGTAAAATATTTTGCCGGTTTAATCAGCAAATAA
- the trmD gene encoding tRNA (guanosine(37)-N1)-methyltransferase TrmD, translating into MRIDIISVLPELLESPFAHSIMKRAQDKGLLEVHVHQLREYTTYKHNQVDDYQFGGGAGMVMMIEPVVNAIEALQAKVQYDEVIFLTPDGETFNQKIANQLSLKGNLLFLCGHYKGIDQRIRDHFITREISIGDFVLSGGELAAAVVVDAIGRLIPGVLNDETSALLDSFQDNLLAPPVYTRPVEYRGWKVPDILLSGDHKKIDEWRHNQSVDRTRERRPDLL; encoded by the coding sequence ATGCGTATAGACATTATTTCCGTATTGCCGGAGTTGCTGGAAAGCCCTTTTGCCCATTCCATTATGAAAAGGGCGCAGGATAAAGGGCTGCTGGAGGTACATGTGCACCAGTTGCGGGAATATACTACCTATAAGCACAATCAGGTGGACGACTATCAGTTTGGCGGTGGCGCCGGCATGGTGATGATGATAGAGCCTGTTGTAAATGCCATAGAAGCCCTACAGGCTAAAGTGCAGTACGATGAAGTGATTTTCTTAACACCTGATGGAGAAACCTTTAATCAGAAAATAGCCAATCAACTGTCCTTAAAAGGCAATCTTTTGTTCTTATGCGGGCATTATAAGGGAATTGACCAGCGTATCCGTGACCATTTTATTACCCGGGAGATTTCTATCGGCGATTTTGTGTTATCCGGCGGAGAGCTGGCAGCAGCGGTGGTAGTAGATGCGATAGGCCGGCTGATACCCGGAGTACTGAATGATGAAACTTCTGCCTTGCTGGACTCTTTTCAGGACAATCTGCTGGCGCCTCCCGTGTATACCCGACCGGTGGAATACAGGGGCTGGAAAGTGCCCGATATCCTTTTAAGCGGCGACCATAAAAAGATAGATGAGTGGCGGCATAACCAGTCGGTAGACCGGACCCGGGAGCGTAGACCAGACCTTTTGTAG
- the gatA gene encoding Asp-tRNA(Asn)/Glu-tRNA(Gln) amidotransferase subunit GatA: MSEFSSISTFQTALYAGSTTCTETVTRFLTRIAKSRHLNAYLEVFEEEALEKARLLDARIKNGEPVGALAGVVIGIKDVICYKGHKVSAASRILENFTSLYSATAVERLLEADAIIIGNLNCDEFAMGSTNENSAYGPVLNALDNTRVPGGSSGGSAVAVQADLCHVSLGSDTGGSVRQPADFCGIVGLKPTYGRISRHGLIAYASSFDQIGIFGRNIADVAAVLQVIAGPDEYDSTASQKEVPLYHVGPEHNKSYKLAYLKDALYHEGLDPEMKAGYESCFEELKAAGNTITPADFAYLDYVVPAYYVLTTAEASSNLSRFDGVKYGHSTPLTNLDLVGFYKKSRSEGFGKEVKRRILLGTFVLSAGYYDAYYTKAQQVRRLVVDKLTTLLSQYDAILMPTVPSTAFKIGEKMEDPIAMYLADIYTVLANLAGVPAISVPLHRHSNGMPYGIQIITKKFDEANLLNIAQQLMRQEQVTIV, translated from the coding sequence TTGTCTGAATTCAGCAGTATAAGCACATTTCAAACAGCTTTATACGCCGGCAGTACTACCTGTACGGAAACAGTTACCCGTTTTCTTACCCGTATAGCAAAATCGAGGCATCTAAATGCCTATCTGGAAGTATTTGAGGAGGAAGCCCTGGAAAAAGCGCGTTTACTCGATGCCCGCATTAAAAACGGGGAACCGGTAGGGGCATTAGCCGGGGTGGTGATAGGGATCAAGGACGTGATTTGCTATAAAGGGCATAAAGTAAGTGCAGCTTCCCGTATACTGGAGAATTTCACTTCACTTTACTCCGCCACAGCCGTAGAAAGGCTGCTGGAAGCAGATGCCATCATCATTGGCAACCTCAATTGTGATGAATTTGCCATGGGGTCTACCAACGAAAACTCTGCATACGGGCCGGTGCTGAATGCACTGGATAATACCCGGGTACCCGGCGGTTCGTCCGGCGGGTCGGCAGTAGCGGTGCAGGCTGATTTATGCCATGTAAGCCTGGGAAGTGATACCGGCGGGTCTGTACGTCAACCGGCTGATTTTTGTGGCATTGTAGGGCTGAAACCTACTTATGGCCGTATTTCCCGTCATGGTCTGATCGCTTATGCGTCCTCTTTTGATCAAATCGGGATTTTTGGCAGGAATATTGCGGATGTGGCAGCTGTGCTACAGGTGATAGCCGGACCGGATGAATACGACAGCACTGCATCTCAAAAGGAGGTGCCATTATACCACGTTGGGCCTGAGCACAATAAATCCTATAAATTAGCGTATTTAAAGGATGCTTTATACCATGAAGGGCTGGATCCGGAGATGAAAGCCGGTTATGAAAGCTGCTTTGAGGAGCTGAAAGCGGCAGGAAACACTATAACACCAGCAGATTTTGCTTACCTGGATTATGTAGTTCCCGCCTATTATGTGCTTACCACAGCCGAAGCGTCGTCTAATTTATCACGTTTTGATGGGGTAAAATATGGGCATAGTACCCCGCTTACCAACCTGGACCTGGTGGGTTTTTACAAAAAAAGTAGGTCTGAAGGTTTTGGGAAAGAAGTAAAACGTCGTATATTACTGGGCACTTTCGTCCTGAGTGCGGGCTATTATGATGCATATTATACTAAAGCTCAGCAAGTTAGACGATTAGTGGTGGATAAGCTGACAACCTTGTTGTCGCAGTATGATGCCATTTTGATGCCAACTGTACCCTCTACGGCCTTTAAAATAGGGGAGAAAATGGAAGATCCCATAGCTATGTATCTGGCCGATATTTATACAGTACTAGCAAATCTGGCAGGGGTTCCGGCGATTTCCGTACCTTTGCACCGGCATTCGAACGGGATGCCATATGGGATACAGATTATCACGAAGAAGTTTGACGAAGCGAACTTGTTGAACATTGCCCAGCAGCTAATGCGGCAGGAACAGGTCACTATAGTTTAA
- a CDS encoding DUF2625 domain-containing protein, with protein MRTLEELINKTDPAWPYVQEWIQASMNQIEILPVTTSQATIALLQTQVTTHSPMGAIIFETGGLLVDHGWLRILGSGHDRLKRSIPDWNEGKSFLADGETPGFLLIADDVLGGFFAINGGDLGTDLGHVYYLAPDTLNWENLHVSYSDFLDWCFTGDMNEFYQHQRWQGWEKEVAALDGDTAYSFVPFLWTTEGQDIANSSRKPVPIQELYDLTQNFRAQLHPPEEEN; from the coding sequence ATGCGCACATTAGAAGAATTAATCAACAAAACCGACCCTGCCTGGCCTTATGTACAGGAATGGATCCAGGCTTCCATGAACCAGATAGAAATACTACCGGTTACCACCTCTCAGGCAACTATCGCATTATTACAGACCCAGGTGACCACCCACTCTCCTATGGGCGCCATTATCTTTGAAACAGGTGGCTTACTTGTAGACCATGGCTGGCTCAGAATATTGGGCTCCGGCCATGACCGGCTGAAAAGATCCATACCTGACTGGAATGAAGGAAAAAGTTTTTTGGCAGATGGAGAAACACCAGGTTTTTTACTGATTGCAGATGATGTATTAGGTGGCTTCTTTGCTATTAATGGCGGGGATCTGGGTACAGACCTCGGACATGTTTATTATCTCGCTCCGGACACCTTAAATTGGGAAAACCTGCATGTGTCCTATTCCGATTTTCTGGACTGGTGCTTCACCGGTGATATGAACGAATTTTATCAGCATCAGCGCTGGCAGGGATGGGAAAAGGAAGTGGCCGCACTGGATGGCGACACTGCTTATAGCTTCGTTCCCTTCCTCTGGACCACTGAAGGACAAGACATCGCCAATAGCAGCAGAAAGCCTGTACCTATCCAGGAACTGTATGACCTGACACAAAACTTCCGTGCACAACTACACCCGCCTGAAGAAGAAAATTAA
- a CDS encoding lytic transglycosylase domain-containing protein, with product MRKIFLLLLLPLLGFVRVEAAESNGATGETVLLKEMLDTTILNRKVHLPKDTTVHVSPTTIAVKKAAQSMPAVVRNPKVYEQINNNLVAGYVNSYATRYSQHLQIMVDKGQPYFVMIEKVFKEHGIPEEMKYLAVIESSFNTNARSRVGAVGAWQFMAGTARIFGLSVGKKVDERKDFYKSTLAAAQFLNQLYDQFDDWLLVVAAYNCGAGGVQRAMKASGRNDFWGMQYFLPAESRNHVYKFIATGYILDRFNNFFGVGDENDFVARQQADAGVVIADKNAALTEDEIYSTVECNITGKYRLEAIAKKLEMEVSELDRLNPGFAKLMATPENSYDLRIPQEKMKQFMAQKEDILKESVQMTLDDRAVSVDKSRFPPPAKIADRSADAKSPPAVKKAKTGTKKHTASKKYTTKKRTTTKKHTTAKKA from the coding sequence ATGAGAAAAATCTTTTTACTACTACTGCTGCCCTTATTGGGTTTTGTGCGCGTGGAGGCGGCAGAAAGCAACGGAGCAACTGGTGAAACAGTACTCCTGAAAGAAATGCTCGACACTACTATCCTGAATCGTAAGGTACATTTGCCGAAGGACACTACGGTACATGTTTCACCTACTACCATTGCAGTAAAAAAGGCGGCACAGAGCATGCCCGCCGTTGTACGCAATCCAAAGGTATACGAACAGATTAATAACAATCTTGTTGCCGGATATGTGAACAGCTATGCAACGCGTTATAGCCAGCATCTGCAAATTATGGTGGATAAGGGACAGCCTTATTTTGTCATGATAGAAAAAGTGTTTAAAGAGCATGGTATTCCTGAAGAAATGAAATACCTCGCTGTTATTGAATCCAGTTTTAATACCAATGCCCGCTCCAGAGTAGGTGCAGTAGGTGCCTGGCAATTTATGGCCGGAACTGCCCGCATATTCGGATTAAGTGTAGGTAAAAAAGTGGATGAGAGAAAAGACTTTTATAAATCTACCCTGGCGGCAGCACAATTCTTAAATCAGCTGTATGATCAGTTTGATGACTGGTTGCTGGTGGTAGCTGCTTATAACTGCGGGGCCGGTGGGGTACAACGTGCCATGAAAGCAAGCGGCCGCAACGATTTCTGGGGCATGCAATATTTCCTGCCTGCAGAATCCCGTAATCACGTATACAAATTCATTGCTACCGGATACATCCTGGATAGATTTAATAACTTCTTCGGTGTAGGTGATGAGAATGATTTTGTTGCCAGACAGCAGGCGGACGCTGGTGTAGTGATAGCAGATAAAAACGCAGCTTTAACAGAAGATGAGATTTATAGCACAGTAGAGTGCAATATCACCGGGAAATACCGCCTGGAGGCTATTGCCAAGAAACTGGAAATGGAAGTGAGTGAGCTGGACCGTTTAAATCCTGGTTTTGCCAAACTGATGGCAACCCCTGAAAACAGCTACGATCTGCGTATACCACAGGAAAAGATGAAACAGTTCATGGCGCAGAAAGAAGATATTCTGAAAGAGTCGGTACAAATGACCCTGGATGATAGAGCTGTTTCGGTAGACAAGTCAAGGTTCCCGCCACCGGCAAAAATTGCAGACAGGAGCGCCGATGCTAAGTCGCCACCTGCAGTTAAGAAAGCCAAAACAGGTACCAAAAAACACACCGCTTCTAAAAAGTATACTACTAAAAAACGTACTACCACCAAGAAGCATACTACCGCAAAGAAAGCTTAA
- the rpsP gene encoding 30S ribosomal protein S16 — protein sequence MPVKIRLQRHGAKKRPFYFIVVADARAPRDGKFIQKIGTYNPLTVPASINIDTEKALRWLQKGAQPTDTVRRILSFKGVLYLKHLLRGVNLGLFDEPTAYQKFGQWQAEHEQKVSARREGQRKARAIVPVVKKVEEAPAAPAAPAEGEGTEA from the coding sequence ATGCCAGTTAAAATCAGATTACAGAGACATGGCGCAAAGAAAAGACCTTTCTATTTTATCGTAGTAGCCGATGCGCGGGCTCCAAGAGATGGTAAATTCATCCAGAAAATAGGTACTTACAATCCTTTAACTGTTCCGGCATCTATCAATATAGATACGGAGAAAGCATTACGCTGGTTACAGAAAGGTGCACAACCTACTGATACCGTTAGAAGGATCCTGTCTTTCAAAGGTGTATTATACCTGAAACACCTGTTAAGAGGTGTGAACTTAGGTCTGTTTGATGAACCTACTGCTTACCAGAAATTTGGTCAGTGGCAGGCTGAGCACGAGCAGAAAGTTTCTGCACGTCGCGAAGGTCAGAGAAAAGCAAGAGCAATTGTTCCAGTGGTGAAAAAAGTAGAAGAAGCTCCGGCCGCTCCTGCTGCACCCGCTGAAGGTGAAGGTACTGAAGCCTAA
- the rimM gene encoding ribosome maturation factor RimM (Essential for efficient processing of 16S rRNA) — MNNYFSIGKLIATFGLEGELVMRHSLGKKTALKGVAALFLEEHKNSFIPYFPQKITAKDHEHVYVKLEGVDTKEMAQKLVKTQVYLTEADFKQHTAAAAPLALLGFAVEDQQRGPLGVIEEVIEMPMQVLVKVMIQGKEALLPVNEQSLLKIDKQAQVVLLDLPDGLIDLYID; from the coding sequence ATGAACAATTACTTTAGCATAGGGAAACTGATCGCTACTTTTGGACTGGAGGGAGAGCTGGTCATGCGGCATAGCCTCGGAAAAAAGACCGCACTGAAAGGTGTGGCGGCTCTTTTTCTGGAAGAACACAAAAACAGCTTTATTCCCTATTTTCCCCAGAAGATTACAGCCAAGGACCATGAACATGTGTACGTGAAGCTGGAAGGGGTAGATACCAAGGAAATGGCTCAAAAGCTGGTTAAAACACAGGTATATCTTACCGAGGCTGACTTTAAGCAGCATACTGCCGCCGCAGCCCCCCTGGCATTACTGGGATTTGCGGTGGAAGACCAGCAGCGGGGACCACTGGGAGTAATTGAAGAAGTGATTGAAATGCCGATGCAGGTATTGGTAAAAGTAATGATTCAGGGAAAGGAAGCCTTGCTGCCGGTAAATGAACAATCATTATTGAAAATAGATAAGCAAGCCCAGGTGGTATTACTTGATTTGCCAGATGGACTGATTGACCTGTATATTGACTAG
- a CDS encoding cation:proton antiporter, giving the protein MNKRLLLYPLIIGVFGSLIWLIIKLGSDLPVKPLTDAGTSITASSPAAIAGAEQSSWAQLVHNLQHPLSLLLLQIIVIVLVARIFGMLAGKIKQPAVVGEIIAGVILGPSLLGWVAPDFSAFLFPADTKSLQFLSQIGLAFFMFIVGMELDLAKIRHKAHDAVMISHASIIVPFFLGVSLAYFIYEQFAPANISFLSFALFMGIAMSITAFPVLARIVQERHLTGTPLGIMAITCAAADDITAWCMLAAVVAIVKAGSVLSALVTIALAALFVAAMLYVIRPWLQRTIQRQAIKGHHKATVSLVFFILLISAWLAEIIGIHALFGAFLAGVIMPQEISIRKLLTDKLEDVSVLLLLPIFFAYTGLRTHIGLLTQGHLWVVFVMIMLVAVSGKFGASTITARLMGQPWHQAVSIGALMNTRGLMELVVLNIGYDLGILSPEIFAMMVLMALATTFMTGPLLDLVNWSVKRKNWSAGLG; this is encoded by the coding sequence ATGAATAAACGTTTGCTACTCTATCCACTTATTATCGGGGTATTTGGTAGTTTAATATGGCTTATCATTAAACTGGGAAGTGATTTACCTGTAAAGCCGCTTACCGATGCCGGTACCTCCATAACAGCCTCCTCTCCTGCTGCCATTGCCGGAGCTGAACAAAGCTCCTGGGCACAGCTGGTACACAATCTGCAGCATCCTTTAAGTTTGCTGCTCCTACAAATCATTGTAATTGTACTGGTGGCACGCATCTTTGGAATGCTGGCAGGCAAAATAAAACAACCGGCAGTCGTAGGCGAAATCATTGCAGGTGTTATTCTTGGCCCCTCCCTCTTGGGTTGGGTAGCCCCTGATTTTTCTGCCTTTCTCTTCCCTGCTGATACCAAAAGCCTGCAGTTCCTTAGCCAGATCGGCCTTGCCTTTTTTATGTTTATCGTAGGGATGGAACTGGACCTCGCCAAAATAAGGCATAAAGCGCACGATGCAGTAATGATCAGCCATGCCAGTATTATAGTACCCTTTTTCCTGGGAGTATCCCTGGCTTATTTCATCTACGAACAATTTGCCCCCGCCAATATCAGTTTCCTGTCCTTTGCGCTATTCATGGGCATCGCTATGAGCATTACTGCTTTTCCGGTGCTGGCCAGGATTGTACAGGAAAGGCATCTCACTGGTACGCCATTGGGTATTATGGCAATTACCTGTGCAGCAGCCGATGATATTACCGCCTGGTGTATGCTGGCGGCGGTAGTAGCTATTGTAAAAGCAGGCAGTGTACTAAGTGCACTGGTAACTATCGCACTGGCGGCTTTATTTGTAGCTGCTATGTTATATGTAATCAGGCCCTGGCTGCAACGCACCATACAGCGCCAGGCTATAAAAGGGCACCATAAGGCTACCGTATCCCTTGTTTTCTTCATCCTGCTGATATCGGCCTGGCTGGCGGAAATTATTGGTATTCACGCCCTGTTTGGCGCTTTTTTAGCAGGTGTAATTATGCCCCAGGAAATCAGTATCCGGAAACTGCTGACGGATAAACTGGAAGATGTAAGTGTATTACTGCTACTCCCTATCTTTTTTGCCTATACCGGATTAAGAACCCACATTGGCTTACTTACACAAGGGCACTTATGGGTCGTTTTTGTGATGATTATGCTGGTGGCGGTATCGGGTAAATTCGGGGCCAGCACTATCACTGCCCGCCTGATGGGCCAACCCTGGCATCAGGCAGTATCTATAGGCGCTTTGATGAATACCCGCGGCCTGATGGAGCTGGTAGTATTAAATATAGGTTATGACCTGGGTATTTTGTCGCCCGAAATATTTGCGATGATGGTGCTGATGGCCCTGGCTACTACTTTCATGACAGGCCCGCTACTCGATCTTGTAAATTGGAGCGTGAAAAGGAAAAACTGGTCGGCTGGCCTGGGCTGA